A single genomic interval of Parvularcula marina harbors:
- a CDS encoding S66 peptidase family protein produces MADRGRPHVRVIAPARWAPDEVLSTFSQIAEDEGLSVEIDPQAKLRADQLAGSDDERADALAAALGDEDVDIIWCARGGYGSARVLNRLSGMMVSKPKLLIGYSDMTALQLSGALPEVTHLHAPMPIDAAKPGGGDRLAAAARLAKDLVAQGQAPASGYDLEGVAEGTARGSLAIGNLCVLTTLLGTPYEPQWDGVILCLEDICEYYYALDRHFVHLAQSRAGQGIAGIVIGDFTDLEDNDVPWGEDVPAMVRRHFPDIPVAYGLPIGHGDRNEALIQGVAATLSVTGGNARLDIEGFALAGGAS; encoded by the coding sequence ATGGCTGACAGGGGCCGTCCCCATGTCCGCGTGATCGCGCCTGCGCGCTGGGCACCTGATGAGGTGCTCTCTACATTTTCACAGATCGCAGAAGACGAAGGCCTGTCGGTCGAGATTGATCCGCAGGCAAAGCTTCGCGCCGATCAGCTTGCCGGCAGTGATGACGAGCGGGCGGATGCGCTGGCCGCGGCCCTCGGCGATGAAGATGTCGATATCATCTGGTGCGCGCGCGGCGGCTATGGCTCGGCGCGGGTGCTAAACCGATTGTCAGGAATGATGGTTTCGAAGCCGAAACTCTTGATCGGCTATTCCGATATGACCGCGCTCCAGCTCTCGGGCGCCCTGCCAGAGGTCACCCATCTCCACGCGCCGATGCCGATCGATGCGGCAAAGCCGGGCGGAGGCGATCGTCTCGCGGCGGCGGCCCGTCTGGCGAAGGATCTGGTTGCGCAAGGACAAGCTCCCGCGAGCGGATATGATCTGGAAGGCGTGGCGGAGGGTACGGCTCGCGGGTCTCTCGCCATCGGCAATCTTTGTGTGCTGACGACATTGCTTGGCACGCCTTACGAGCCGCAATGGGATGGCGTGATCCTCTGCCTCGAGGATATCTGCGAATATTACTACGCGCTCGACCGGCATTTCGTGCATCTCGCCCAGTCTCGCGCAGGCCAGGGCATCGCCGGGATTGTCATCGGCGACTTCACCGACCTTGAAGATAATGATGTACCGTGGGGGGAGGATGTGCCCGCCATGGTGCGCCGGCATTTCCCCGATATCCCGGTCGCTTACGGTCTGCCCATCGGGCATGGCGACCGCAATGAAGCGCTGATCCAGGGCGTGGCCGCGACACTCAGTGTCACGGGCGGCAATGCCCGCCTCGACATTGAGGGCTTTGCACTGGCAGGAGGGGCCTCATGA
- a CDS encoding prephenate dehydratase, whose protein sequence is MVIRIAYQGEPGAFSHEACANFASDREPLDCPTFAHVFRAVAENRAEEAMVPVENAIAGRVDDVYRLLPDMKLAVCAEHFLPVKMQLMVAPGTDPSGLKTVRSHAMALGQCSQVIARRELMPEVARDTAGAARVLSEEPDASVCVIAPAGAAERYGLEIIEHNVQDEDKNVTRFLRLAPEESAIWPDLLSGPILTSLVFRVRNIPAALYKAMGGFATNNVNMIKLESYQEDASFTATRFQAEIEGHPDDPPVRRALEELGYFCEDMRLLGVFPADPYRQTHLFRS, encoded by the coding sequence GTGGTCATCCGTATCGCATATCAGGGGGAGCCGGGGGCATTCTCGCATGAGGCTTGCGCAAATTTTGCGTCCGACCGGGAGCCGCTCGACTGTCCGACTTTCGCCCATGTCTTCCGCGCAGTGGCGGAAAACCGGGCCGAAGAGGCCATGGTGCCGGTCGAAAACGCGATCGCGGGACGTGTCGATGACGTCTACCGCCTCCTGCCCGACATGAAGCTGGCAGTCTGTGCCGAGCACTTCCTGCCGGTGAAGATGCAGCTCATGGTCGCACCCGGTACCGACCCGTCGGGGCTGAAAACCGTGCGCAGTCACGCCATGGCGCTGGGGCAGTGCTCGCAGGTCATCGCCCGGCGTGAGCTGATGCCGGAAGTGGCCCGCGATACGGCTGGCGCCGCGCGCGTCCTCTCCGAAGAACCGGATGCGAGCGTCTGCGTTATCGCGCCCGCCGGGGCAGCTGAGCGCTATGGCCTCGAAATCATCGAGCATAATGTGCAGGACGAGGACAAGAATGTGACCCGCTTCCTGCGCCTTGCGCCGGAGGAAAGCGCGATCTGGCCGGATCTTCTTTCCGGGCCGATTCTGACCAGTCTTGTCTTCCGGGTCCGGAATATCCCGGCGGCGCTCTACAAGGCGATGGGCGGTTTTGCGACCAACAATGTCAACATGATCAAGCTCGAAAGCTATCAGGAAGACGCAAGCTTTACCGCGACGCGTTTTCAGGCGGAGATTGAGGGGCATCCGGATGATCCGCCCGTGCGCCGCGCGCTCGAGGAGCTTGGCTATTTCTGCGAGGACATGCGCCTGCTCGGCGTCTTCCCGGCAGACCCTTATCGGCAGACCCATCTCTTCAGGAGCTGA
- a CDS encoding c-type cytochrome, producing the protein MTPSDDKNKDPLFGNKVAAAVLTTLLIAFGLPIIITTLTNVFGGHHGAEHHDEANPFGLAYIPAEIVLEGGGAAEAAPEIDLGTLLASASADRGERAAGLCKACHTFEAGGDNGIGPNLWGIMGKEVASVPGFGYSGPMSDLGGVWTYQRVDHLLENSQAFLPGTQMAQMVRKDEKRADILAFLQTLADEPYPFPEPAPASEEGAEESAAMEEGDHAEDSGH; encoded by the coding sequence ATGACTCCTTCTGACGACAAAAATAAAGACCCTCTTTTCGGTAACAAGGTGGCCGCGGCTGTGCTGACCACCCTGCTGATCGCTTTCGGTCTGCCGATCATCATCACGACATTGACGAATGTCTTTGGCGGCCATCATGGCGCCGAACATCATGACGAAGCCAATCCGTTCGGCCTCGCCTATATTCCGGCGGAAATCGTTCTTGAAGGCGGTGGGGCTGCGGAAGCTGCGCCGGAAATCGATCTGGGCACCCTCCTCGCCAGCGCCTCCGCGGATCGCGGCGAACGCGCTGCCGGCCTCTGCAAGGCCTGCCACACATTCGAAGCTGGCGGCGATAACGGCATCGGCCCGAACCTTTGGGGCATTATGGGCAAGGAAGTCGCGAGCGTACCTGGCTTTGGCTATTCAGGTCCCATGTCGGATCTTGGCGGGGTCTGGACCTATCAGCGGGTCGATCACCTGCTTGAGAATTCACAAGCTTTCCTGCCCGGCACCCAGATGGCGCAGATGGTCCGCAAGGACGAGAAGCGTGCCGACATTCTGGCGTTCCTGCAAACGCTCGCTGATGAGCCTTATCCCTTCCCTGAGCCGGCACCGGCCTCCGAAGAAGGCGCAGAAGAGTCTGCCGCCATGGAAGAAGGCGATCACGCGGAAGACAGCGGTCACTGA
- a CDS encoding DUF4169 family protein: MADIVNLRRFRKAKARAEKEKSAEANRQLHGLTKDAKADAKRVQDEAKRHVDGHRLDNETDDDED; this comes from the coding sequence ATGGCGGATATCGTCAATCTGCGCCGCTTCCGCAAAGCCAAGGCCCGGGCCGAGAAAGAAAAATCGGCTGAGGCCAACCGCCAGCTTCATGGCCTGACCAAAGACGCCAAAGCCGACGCAAAGCGCGTGCAGGATGAGGCGAAGCGCCATGTCGACGGGCATCGTCTCGATAATGAAACGGATGACGACGAGGATTAG
- the dapD gene encoding 2,3,4,5-tetrahydropyridine-2,6-dicarboxylate N-succinyltransferase has product MSTQELSQLIDDAWENRDRMDDPEVRTPVLEDAVREALSLLDSGQARVASREEGGEWTVHQWLKKAVLLSFRLHDNELIPGGPGESTWYDKVPPKFVGWTEAEFKQAGFRAVPHAMVRYGSFIAPGAVLMPSYVNIGAYVGPGTMVDTWATIGSCAQIGANCHISGGAGIGGVLEPVQAAPVIIEDNVFVGARSEVAEGVRVCEGAVLSMGVFLGASTKIVDRQTGDVVYGEVPPYAVVVPGTMAGENGGPSLACAVIVKTVDERTRAKTGINELLRD; this is encoded by the coding sequence GTGAGCACCCAAGAGCTGAGCCAACTGATCGACGATGCGTGGGAGAACCGGGACCGGATGGATGATCCGGAGGTCCGCACGCCCGTGCTCGAAGACGCGGTGCGCGAGGCGCTGAGCCTGCTTGATTCAGGACAGGCACGGGTCGCCTCCCGCGAGGAGGGCGGCGAGTGGACCGTGCATCAATGGCTGAAAAAGGCGGTGCTCCTGTCTTTCCGCCTGCACGATAATGAGCTGATCCCCGGCGGTCCGGGCGAGAGCACATGGTACGATAAGGTGCCGCCGAAATTCGTCGGCTGGACCGAGGCCGAGTTCAAACAGGCCGGCTTCCGTGCTGTGCCGCACGCCATGGTCCGCTATGGCTCCTTCATCGCACCGGGCGCGGTGCTGATGCCAAGCTATGTGAATATCGGGGCTTATGTCGGGCCCGGAACGATGGTCGACACCTGGGCGACGATCGGCTCCTGTGCGCAGATCGGCGCGAACTGCCACATCTCCGGCGGGGCCGGAATCGGCGGCGTTCTTGAGCCCGTTCAGGCCGCCCCTGTGATCATCGAGGACAATGTTTTCGTCGGTGCCCGCTCAGAAGTTGCCGAAGGCGTGCGCGTCTGTGAGGGCGCCGTTTTGTCAATGGGAGTTTTCCTCGGCGCGTCGACAAAAATTGTAGACCGGCAGACCGGGGACGTGGTCTATGGAGAGGTGCCGCCCTATGCGGTCGTCGTGCCGGGCACGATGGCTGGCGAGAATGGGGGCCCGTCGCTGGCCTGCGCTGTGATCGTGAAAACAGTGGATGAGCGCACCAGGGCGAAGACTGGGATCAACGAACTTTTGCGGGATTAG
- a CDS encoding MarR family transcriptional regulator: MTDTVRLDRPDLSMRQWALLLTVYLMPGPHTVRRLSEELGVPKPAISRALDALSIHGFVKRARDQEDRRIVLVQKTEEGALFIDQFAAIVEERERQSDLGAFYG, encoded by the coding sequence ATGACCGATACGGTCCGGCTCGACCGGCCCGATCTCTCGATGCGGCAATGGGCGCTGCTCCTCACCGTCTATCTGATGCCCGGCCCACACACCGTGCGGCGGCTGTCCGAGGAGCTTGGCGTGCCCAAGCCCGCCATCTCTCGCGCGCTCGATGCGCTCTCCATTCACGGCTTTGTGAAACGAGCGCGGGATCAGGAAGATCGCCGGATCGTCCTTGTGCAGAAAACCGAAGAGGGCGCTCTCTTCATCGACCAGTTCGCGGCCATCGTCGAAGAGCGCGAACGCCAGTCCGACCTCGGCGCGTTTTATGGCTGA
- a CDS encoding 4a-hydroxytetrahydrobiopterin dehydratase has product MQKLSAEERASFFKDFPNWEEVEGRDAAKATFTFKDFNEAFGFMTRIAIEADKRDHHPEWLNVYNRVEITLTTHDADGLSARDVALASFIERL; this is encoded by the coding sequence ATGCAGAAACTTTCGGCTGAAGAACGAGCAAGCTTTTTCAAAGACTTTCCCAATTGGGAAGAGGTTGAAGGCCGGGATGCCGCCAAGGCGACCTTTACGTTCAAGGATTTCAACGAGGCTTTCGGGTTCATGACGCGGATTGCCATCGAGGCCGACAAGCGCGACCACCACCCCGAATGGCTCAATGTTTACAACCGGGTCGAAATCACGCTGACGACACATGATGCGGATGGGCTGTCGGCCCGCGATGTGGCCCTCGCGAGTTTTATTGAAAGACTTTAA
- a CDS encoding response regulator transcription factor codes for MARVVLVDDDQNILASVSIALESDGHDVTTYEDGAEALEGILRDRPEIVVSDIKMPRLDGMELLRELRRSSDVPLIFLTSKDEEIDEVLGLTMGADDYVKKPFSQRLLLERVKAVLRRRAAQNTPVEESDSSQQIRRGELCLDPLRHDCTWKGQAVTLTVTEFLILQSLAQRPGFVKSRDALMDAAYDDQVYVDDRTIDSHIKRIRKKFRVVDREFDQIETLYGVGYKYKEG; via the coding sequence ATGGCCAGAGTTGTCCTAGTCGACGACGACCAGAACATTCTCGCTTCCGTCTCGATTGCGCTTGAATCGGACGGTCACGATGTCACGACCTATGAAGACGGTGCCGAGGCGCTCGAAGGCATTTTGCGCGACCGGCCCGAAATCGTCGTATCGGATATCAAGATGCCGCGTCTTGACGGCATGGAGCTCCTGCGTGAGCTGCGCCGGTCGAGCGATGTGCCGCTGATCTTCCTGACCTCAAAGGATGAGGAGATCGACGAAGTGCTCGGCCTGACCATGGGCGCGGATGATTACGTCAAGAAACCCTTCTCCCAGCGCCTGCTGCTCGAACGGGTGAAAGCTGTCTTGCGTCGCCGGGCCGCTCAGAACACGCCGGTTGAGGAGAGCGACAGCTCCCAGCAGATCCGCCGGGGCGAGCTCTGCCTTGATCCCCTTCGTCATGACTGCACCTGGAAAGGTCAGGCGGTCACGCTGACCGTCACTGAATTCCTAATCCTGCAATCCCTCGCCCAGCGCCCCGGCTTTGTGAAATCCCGCGATGCGCTGATGGATGCAGCCTATGACGATCAGGTTTATGTCGATGACCGCACGATCGACAGCCACATCAAACGCATAAGGAAGAAGTTCCGGGTCGTGGACCGGGAATTCGACCAGATTGAGACACTCTACGGTGTCGGGTACAAATATAAGGAAGGCTAA
- a CDS encoding pyrimidine 5'-nucleotidase: MRNSNPFQGIDTWIFDLDNTLYPADCHLFRQIDQRMSVFIQERLEVEAGHARFLQKDWYARHGTTLAGLMAEHDVAPQDFLEYVHDIDLSDVGHNAELREAISRLPGRRLIFTNGSVRHAENVAGKIGILDLFDGVFDIEAGDYQPKPHAPAYDRFIGHFDVTPERSAFFEDMPQNLQVPYEAGMRTVLVQSAAEWFDDEPEDKRPSKPGETYPHVHHVTDDLTGFLGNLTTRALADTEEDT, translated from the coding sequence ATGAGGAACAGTAATCCCTTCCAGGGCATCGACACCTGGATCTTTGATCTCGACAACACGCTTTATCCCGCTGACTGCCACCTCTTCCGGCAGATCGACCAGCGTATGTCGGTCTTCATTCAGGAACGGCTCGAGGTCGAAGCCGGCCATGCCCGTTTCCTGCAAAAGGACTGGTATGCCCGGCACGGCACGACTCTCGCCGGGCTGATGGCCGAGCATGACGTCGCGCCGCAGGACTTCCTTGAATATGTCCACGACATCGACCTCTCCGATGTGGGTCACAATGCTGAACTGCGTGAGGCGATCTCCCGCCTGCCGGGGCGGCGGCTGATCTTCACCAATGGCTCGGTGCGCCATGCCGAAAATGTCGCGGGCAAGATCGGCATTCTCGATCTCTTCGACGGTGTCTTTGATATCGAGGCAGGGGATTACCAGCCGAAACCGCATGCCCCGGCCTATGACCGCTTCATAGGGCATTTCGATGTGACCCCGGAACGATCCGCGTTTTTCGAGGACATGCCCCAGAACCTTCAGGTGCCGTATGAGGCGGGGATGCGGACCGTCTTGGTCCAGTCCGCCGCCGAATGGTTCGACGATGAGCCCGAGGACAAACGTCCCTCAAAGCCCGGTGAGACTTATCCACATGTTCATCATGTCACGGATGACTTGACCGGCTTTTTGGGCAACCTCACAACGCGCGCCCTTGCCGACACAGAGGAAGACACGTGA
- a CDS encoding C40 family peptidase — protein sequence MTSHRIALPHSLALAAPEDGAEAVSDFLFGERVVKLEQSLGYVRVRNEYDSYEGWIPEAALGPDTAPSGQPPFRVRARLAGAYHRPACELAMEGIGVGSPIYPVARIDGWIKDAGGLWFREDDVVAVPAKLDRVDVALEFIGVPYVWGGRYGGGIDCSGLVQIGAMLNGLECERDTKDQVSSFGEKLGGLDARGLQRGDVLYVPGHVAILTGPDEAVHADGKAGHVHVQKIEEIVANRGFKPEDVTIRRPAA from the coding sequence ATGACCTCCCATCGCATTGCCCTGCCGCACAGCCTCGCCCTTGCCGCGCCTGAAGACGGCGCCGAGGCGGTGAGCGATTTTCTCTTCGGTGAGCGCGTGGTCAAACTCGAACAATCATTGGGATATGTTCGGGTGCGCAACGAATATGACAGCTATGAGGGCTGGATCCCGGAAGCTGCGCTCGGCCCGGATACAGCCCCCTCTGGCCAGCCGCCATTCCGCGTCCGCGCCCGCCTTGCCGGGGCCTATCACCGCCCGGCCTGCGAGCTGGCGATGGAGGGGATCGGGGTCGGCTCACCGATCTATCCGGTCGCGCGGATCGATGGCTGGATCAAGGATGCGGGCGGATTGTGGTTCCGCGAAGATGACGTTGTGGCTGTGCCGGCGAAGCTCGACCGGGTCGATGTCGCGCTCGAATTCATCGGTGTGCCTTATGTCTGGGGCGGACGATATGGCGGCGGCATTGATTGCTCCGGCCTCGTCCAGATCGGTGCGATGCTGAACGGTCTCGAATGCGAGCGGGATACGAAGGATCAGGTCTCAAGCTTTGGCGAAAAACTCGGCGGGCTCGATGCGCGGGGCCTTCAACGCGGCGATGTCCTTTACGTGCCCGGCCATGTCGCGATCCTGACGGGCCCGGATGAAGCGGTCCACGCCGATGGCAAGGCAGGGCATGTCCATGTCCAGAAGATCGAGGAGATCGTTGCCAATCGCGGCTTCAAGCCAGAGGACGTGACGATCCGGCGGCCCGCGGCCTAA
- the nudC gene encoding NAD(+) diphosphatase produces the protein MLNDNPNIFTGNPLDRAGNQRRNPDWVAAQRDHADAQMLVISKADPLIIRDTPKSRLSWLTLDALTLLRGEPELVLLGLENDSPRYAVNVTGQEEAFSGMGEFAVLRQAAPYLSPRDLSVAGQAVWLISWHYRHRHCAKDGGPTVLADGGFKRINPATGAEHFPRTDPVAIVLPTFGDEVCMGRGVNFPEGFFSAFAGFLEPCETLEECGVRELKEEAGLDVREIEYAFSQPWPFPSSLMVGFEAKVASKELTLDPDEIAEARWFSRTEIEAMLAPGRSEPPFAPPPFAIAHQLLKRWVCR, from the coding sequence ATGCTGAACGACAACCCCAATATCTTCACGGGCAACCCGCTCGACCGTGCCGGAAACCAGCGGCGCAACCCCGACTGGGTCGCCGCGCAGCGGGATCACGCAGATGCGCAGATGCTGGTCATCTCCAAGGCCGACCCCCTGATCATCCGTGATACGCCTAAATCGCGCCTGTCATGGCTGACGCTCGATGCGCTCACGCTTTTGCGAGGCGAGCCTGAACTCGTCCTGCTGGGGTTGGAGAATGACAGCCCGCGATACGCAGTAAATGTGACGGGTCAGGAGGAAGCCTTTTCCGGCATGGGAGAGTTTGCCGTCCTTCGGCAGGCAGCGCCCTATCTCTCCCCCCGCGATCTGTCAGTCGCCGGGCAAGCCGTCTGGCTGATCTCCTGGCATTACCGGCACCGGCATTGCGCGAAAGATGGCGGGCCGACGGTTCTGGCCGATGGCGGCTTTAAGCGGATCAACCCTGCGACGGGGGCGGAGCATTTCCCGCGCACCGATCCTGTGGCGATTGTCCTGCCGACCTTTGGCGATGAAGTCTGCATGGGTCGCGGGGTGAATTTCCCCGAAGGCTTCTTCTCCGCCTTTGCCGGATTCCTTGAGCCCTGCGAAACGCTGGAGGAATGCGGCGTACGCGAGCTGAAAGAAGAGGCAGGGCTCGACGTCAGAGAAATTGAATACGCCTTCAGCCAACCTTGGCCCTTCCCCTCCTCCTTAATGGTCGGGTTCGAGGCGAAAGTGGCGTCAAAAGAATTAACGCTGGACCCGGATGAAATTGCCGAGGCCCGCTGGTTCAGCCGGACGGAAATCGAGGCGATGCTGGCGCCAGGCCGGTCAGAGCCGCCCTTTGCGCCGCCGCCTTTTGCGATTGCCCATCAGCTCCTGAAGAGATGGGTCTGCCGATAA
- a CDS encoding DUF1036 domain-containing protein → MSNRSVRLRPISGAITLFGILVLSGMTMLAGSKAAAQYDFCNKTSYALSAAVGYVDGESLVTRGWWRLRAGECKRVLSEKVQPGRYFVYAEAIPGHKGELKTWSGRTPLCVQNDSLFTLRDQDECAEDPRRQREFQPVDVTNEGNGTWTTEFTDENNFTVFMAEIAGVQRLLTDIGVYDGRIDGSLGRNTKAALTRYAKQKGLGNASSINDTIIDSLITEANQADARQGFFFCNSTMLPVWAAIAQPQGEEGYSSSGWWRLESQECAKVRRGALSGESFYVYGLMEAESRSVPLAGGDTEFCISSVQFEAEGDVACDEAGFDKANFRRIDTGTDKAFTFQFTPELFNPDFADRVRAEADEEQ, encoded by the coding sequence ATGTCTAACCGCTCTGTCCGTTTGCGGCCTATTTCCGGGGCCATCACGCTATTCGGCATTCTGGTGTTGAGCGGTATGACCATGCTGGCGGGCAGCAAAGCCGCTGCCCAGTATGATTTCTGCAACAAGACCAGCTACGCGCTCTCCGCCGCTGTCGGCTATGTCGATGGCGAAAGCCTCGTTACTCGCGGCTGGTGGCGTCTGCGGGCTGGCGAATGCAAGCGCGTCCTTTCCGAGAAGGTCCAGCCGGGGCGCTACTTTGTTTATGCCGAGGCCATACCGGGCCATAAGGGCGAGCTAAAAACCTGGTCCGGCCGGACCCCGCTCTGCGTTCAGAACGACAGCCTTTTCACCCTTCGCGATCAGGATGAGTGCGCGGAAGACCCGCGGCGCCAGCGGGAGTTCCAGCCCGTCGATGTCACCAATGAAGGCAATGGCACCTGGACGACCGAATTCACCGACGAGAACAACTTCACGGTCTTCATGGCAGAGATTGCCGGGGTGCAGCGTCTGCTCACCGATATCGGTGTCTATGATGGCCGCATTGACGGCTCGCTTGGGCGCAACACCAAGGCGGCCCTCACCCGCTATGCCAAGCAAAAGGGTCTGGGGAACGCCAGCAGCATCAATGACACAATCATTGACTCGCTGATCACCGAGGCGAACCAGGCCGATGCGCGTCAGGGCTTTTTCTTCTGCAACTCGACCATGCTGCCGGTCTGGGCCGCGATTGCCCAGCCGCAGGGTGAGGAGGGCTATTCCTCCTCCGGCTGGTGGCGGCTTGAAAGTCAGGAATGCGCCAAGGTCCGCCGGGGCGCTCTCTCAGGCGAAAGTTTCTACGTCTACGGCCTGATGGAGGCGGAGAGCCGCTCTGTCCCGCTCGCCGGCGGAGACACCGAGTTCTGTATCTCCTCAGTCCAGTTCGAGGCCGAAGGCGATGTCGCCTGTGATGAGGCGGGCTTTGACAAGGCAAACTTCCGCCGGATCGATACGGGCACGGACAAGGCCTTCACTTTCCAGTTCACCCCGGAACTCTTCAACCCGGACTTCGCGGATCGCGTCCGCGCCGAGGCGGATGAGGAACAGTAA